Proteins encoded in a region of the Phoenix dactylifera cultivar Barhee BC4 chromosome 3, palm_55x_up_171113_PBpolish2nd_filt_p, whole genome shotgun sequence genome:
- the LOC103709356 gene encoding mitochondrial succinate-fumarate transporter 1-like, whose amino-acid sequence MAAEGGVESSAGVGGEGGGRQAGSVAQARRARRESIPPYMRAVSGSLGGIMEACCLQPIDVIKTRLQLDRTGNYRGIAHCGATVARTEGVRALWKGLTPFATHLTLKYALRMGSNALFQSAFKDPATGHLSNHARLLSGFGAGVLEALVIVTPFEVVKIRLQQQKGLSPELLKYKGPIHCARMIIREEGIFGLWAGAAPTVMRNGTNQAAMFTAKNAFDIILWKKHEGDGKVLQPWQSMISGFLAGTAGPVCTGPFDVVKTRLMAQSRSSGEVKYKGMIHAIRTIFAEEGLLALWKGLLPRLMRIPPGQAIMWAVADQVTGLYERRYLQSAHL is encoded by the exons ATGGCGGCAGAGGGCGGAGTCGAGTCCTCCGCCGGCGTCGGTGGTGAAGGAGGAGGACGGCAGGCCGGGTCGGTGGCGCAGGCGAGGAGGGCGCGGAGGGAGTCGATCCCGCCGTACATGAGAGCGGTGTCGGGGTCGCTGGGGGGGATCATGGAGGCGTGCTGCCTGCAGCCCATCGACGTGATCAAGACGCGGCTGCAGCTGGACCGGACCGGGAACTACCGGGGGATCGCGCACTGCGGGGCGACGGTGGCGCGGACGGAGGGGGTGCGGGCGCTCTGGAAGGGGCTTACCCCCTTCGCCACCCACCTCACCCTCAAGTACGCCCTCCGCATGGGCTCCAACGCCCTCTTCCAGTCCGCCTTCAAGGACCCCGCCACCGGCCACCTGTCCAACCACGCCCGCCTCCTCTCCGGCTTCGGCGCCGGCGTCCTCGAGGCCCTCGTCATCGTCACCCCCTTCGAG GTGGTCAAGATCAGATTGCAACAGCAAAAAGGTTTGAGCCCTGAGCTTTTGAAGTACAAGGGTCCAATACATTGTGCAAGGATGATCATTCGTGAAGAAGGAATTTTTGGGCTCTGGGCGGGAGCGGCACCCACCGTTATGCGTAATGGAACGAACCAGGCTGCCATGTTCACAGCCAAGAATGCGTTCGACATCATTCTGTGGAAGAAACACGAAGGAGATGGAAAAGTGCTTCAGCCATGGCAATCTATGATTTCTGGGTTCCTGGCTGGGACTGCAGGGCCTGTCTGTACAGGGCCCTTTGATGTTGTTAAGACAAGGTTAATGGCCCAGAGCAGATCAAGTGGTGAGGTCAAATACAAGGGCATGATCCATGCAATCAGAACAATTTTTGCCGAAGAGGGATTGCTTGCTCTTTGGAAAGGGTTGCTTCCTAGGCTTATGAGGATTCCACCTGGGCAGGCTATTATGTGGGCTGTTGCTGATCAAGTGACCGGACTCTATGAAAGAAGATACTTGCAGAGCGCTCACCTATGA
- the LOC103709387 gene encoding probable protein phosphatase 2C 32 — MSCSVAIASSPAFSPSRIPLSCKSSPETLTLNLAQHHLQAAEGSPSPSGTPCSTSPFRSRFQRGVARIRAFRAVDSSSPSPPPSSSTPGSNSVGTTSLLKRKRPARIDIPLMESVTFAAPVKSDGRREVEMQSARFSVYCKRGRKRLEMEDRHKAELDLHGDPQLAFFGIFDGHGGKGAAEFASENMGERIVEELVMRGGESCSEIEEAVKIGYLKTDAEVLKQDVGGGTCCVTALLRKGDLVVSNVGDCRAVLSRSGTAEALTSDHKPSREDERERIESLGGFVDYCRGSWRLQGSLAVSRAIGDSHLKQLVIPEPETKILKIEPQCEFLILASDGLWDKIGNQEAVDIARPFCFDTDKPSPLSACKKLADLSVARGSMDDTSVMIIQLRHFV; from the exons ATGTCTTGCTCCGTTGCGATTGCGAGCTCCCCGGCGTTCTCGCCTTCTCGAATCCCTCTTTCCTGCAAGAGCTCCCCAGAAACTCTAACCCTAAACCTAGCCCAGCACCACCTCCAGGCCGCCGAGGGCTCGCCGTCGCCGTCGGGGACGCCGTGCTCCACCTCGCCGTTCCGGTCCCGGTTCCAGAGAGGGGTGGCCCGGATCAGGGCGTTCAGGGCCGTAGACTCGTCATCCCCCTCTCCGCCGCCCAGTTCATCAACTCCGGGTTCGAACTCGGTCGGGACAACTTCGCTGCTGAAGAGGAAGAGGCCGGCGCGGATCGATATACCGCTGATGGAGTCCGTGACCTTCGCGGCTCCAGTGAAATCGGACGGCCGGAGGGAGGTGGAGATGCAGAGCGCACGGTTCTCGGTGTACTGCAAGAGGGGAAGGAAGAGGTTGGAGATGGAGGACCGGCATAAGGCTGAGCTCGATCTCCATGGCGATCCCCAGCTG GCGTTCTTTGGCATTTTCGATGGCCATGGTGGTAAGGGAGCTGCTGAATTTGCTTCAGAGAACATGGGTGAGCGTATAGTGGAGGAGTTGGTGATGAGAGGTGGAGAAAGCTGTAGCGAGATAGAGGAAGCAGTCAAGATTGGGTACCTGAAGACAGATGCCGAGGTTCTGAAACAGGATGTGGGTGGCGGGACCTGCTGTGTTACTGCTTTGCTTAGAAAGGGAGACCTTGTAGTTTCCAATGTTGGGGATTGTCGTGCTGTTTTGAGCCGATCTGGGACAGCGGAGGCTCTAACATCTGACCACAAGCCTTCACGGGAAGACGAAAGGGAGCGAATTGAGAGCCTC GGAGGCTTCGTCGATTATTGTCGGGGATCATGGAGGTTGCAAGGTTCGCTAGCTGTATCCAGGGCAATTGGAGATTCACATCTTAAACAATTGGTTATACCAGAGCCAGAGACTAAAATCCTTAAGATCGAACCTCAATGTGAATTCTTAATTTTAGCCTCTGATGGGCTATGGGATAAG ATTGGCAATCAGGAGGCAGTAGATATAGCTCGGCCCTTTTGCTTCGACACTGATAAGCCATCACCTCTCTCTGCTTGTAAAAAGCTTGCTGATCTATCCGTAGCTAGAGGCTCAATGGATGATACCAGTGTTATGATAATACAGTTGCGGCATTTTGTCTGA
- the LOC103709377 gene encoding em protein H5 translates to MATRQEREELDAKARQGETVVTGGTGGLSLEAQEHLAEGRSRGGQIRREQLGTEGYQEMGRKGGLSTMEESGGERAAREGINVDESKFRT, encoded by the exons ATGGCAACTCGGCAGGAGAGGGAAGAGCTCGATGCGAAGGCGAGGCAGGGAGAGACTGTAGTGACTGGTGGGACTGGCGGGTTGAGCCTCGAGGCCCAAGAGCATCTGGCTGAAG GTCGTAGCCGTGGAGGGCAAATAAGGAGGGAGCAGCTGGGAACGGAGGGTTACCAGGAAATGGGTCGCAAGGGCGGGCTCAGCACCATGGAGGAGTCCGGAGGGGAGCGTGCGGCTCGTGAAGGGATCAACGTCGATGAATCCAAGTTTAGGACTTAG